One part of the Arabidopsis thaliana chromosome 1 sequence genome encodes these proteins:
- a CDS encoding Leucine-rich repeat protein kinase family protein (Leucine-rich repeat protein kinase family protein; FUNCTIONS IN: kinase activity; INVOLVED IN: protein amino acid phosphorylation; LOCATED IN: endomembrane system; EXPRESSED IN: root, leaf; EXPRESSED DURING: LP.08 eight leaves visible; CONTAINS InterPro DOMAIN/s: Protein kinase, ATP binding site (InterPro:IPR017441), Protein kinase, catalytic domain (InterPro:IPR000719), Leucine-rich repeat (InterPro:IPR001611), Serine-threonine/tyrosine-protein kinase (InterPro:IPR001245), Protein kinase-like domain (InterPro:IPR011009), Serine/threonine-protein kinase, active site (InterPro:IPR008271); BEST Arabidopsis thaliana protein match is: Leucine-rich repeat protein kinase family protein (TAIR:AT2G14510.1); Has 160053 Blast hits to 116886 proteins in 4275 species: Archae - 103; Bacteria - 12717; Metazoa - 42496; Fungi - 9017; Plants - 77350; Viruses - 370; Other Eukaryotes - 18000 (source: NCBI BLink).) yields MDTCTRLLFAACATLSILHLVQSQNQQGFISLDCGLASNESPYNEANSNLTYISDADFIQGGKTGNVQKDLLMKLRKPYTVLRYFPDGIRNCYSLNVKQDTNYLIRVMFRYGNYDGLNNSPRFDLYLGPNIWTTIDMGKSGDGVLEEIIHITRSNILDICLVKTGTSTPMISSIELRPLLYDTYIAQTGSLRNYNRFYFTDSNNYIRYPQDVHDRIWVPLILPEWTHINTSHHVIDSIDGYDPPQDVLRTGAMPANASDPMTITWNLKTATDQVYGYIYIAEIMEVQANETREFEVVVNNKVHFDPFRPTRFEAQVMFNNVPLTCEGGFCRLQLIKTPKSTLPPLMNAFEIFTGIEFPQSETNQNDVIAVKNIQASYGLNRISWQGDPCVPKQFLWTGLSCNVIDVSTPPRIVKLDLSSSGLNGVIPPSIQNLTQLQELDLSQNNLTGKVPEFLAKMKYLLVINLSGNKLSGLVPQALLDRKKEGLKLLVDENMICVSCGTRFPTAAVAASVSAVAIIILVLVLIFVLRRRKPSAGKVTRSSFKSENRRFTYSDVNKMTNNFQVVIGKGGFGVVYQGCLNNEQAAIKVLSHSSAQGYKEFKTEVELLLRVHHEKLVSLIGYCDDDNGLALIYELMGKGNLKEHLSGKPGCSVLSWPIRLKIALESAIGIEYLHTGCKPKIVHRDVKSTNILLSEEFEAKIADFGLSRSFLIGNEAQPTVVAGTFGYLDPEYHKTSLLSMKSDVYSFGVVLLEIISGQDVIDLSRENCNIVEWTSFILENGDIESIVDPNLHQDYDTSSAWKVVELAMSCVNRTSKERPNMSQVVHVLNECLETCEKWRKSQEVDLSSPLELSIVVDTEINPKAR; encoded by the exons atGGACACTTGCACCAGGCTTCTGTTTGCTGCGTGTGCCACTTTATCCATCTTACATCTTGTTCAATCTCAGAATCAACAAG GATTCATCAGTTTGGATTGTGGATTAGCTTCTAACGAGTCTCCTTACAACGAAGCAAATAGCAATCTGACGTACATATCCGATGCTGATTTCATTCAAGGAGGAAAAACTGGTAATGTCCAAAAAGACTTGCTTATGAAACTCAGGAAGCCATATACGGTTTTGAGATACTTTCCGGATGGAATCCGAAATTGTTACAGTCTAAATGTCAAGCAAGACACAAATTATCTAATCAGGGTTATGTTTCGATATGGAAACTATGACGGGCTTAACAATTCTCCAAGATTCGACCTCTATCTTGGTCCTAATATTTGGACAACCATAGATATGGGGAAGTCAGGTGATGGAGTTCTGGAGGAGATCATTCACATCACAAGGTCTAACATCTTGGACATATGTCTCGTCAAGACAGGGACGAGTACACCAATGATATCATCCATAGAGTTGAGACCCTTGCTATATGATACTTATATTGCTCAAACCGGTTCCTTGAGGAATTATAACCGGTTCTATTTCACCGATTCAAACAACTATATACG TTATCCCCAAGATGTGCATGATAGAATTTGGGTGCCGTTGATATTACCAGAATGGACGCATATAAACACAAGTCACCACGTTATTGATTCTATAGATGGCTATGACCCACCACAAGATGTACTTAGGACCGGCGCCATGCCCGCTAATGCCAGTGATCCAATGACCATTACCTGGAATTTGAAGACGGCTACTGACCAGGTTTACGGTTATATTTACATCGCCGAGATCATGGAAGTCCAGGCCAATGAAACTAGAGAATTCGAAGTTGTGGTAAATAATAAAGTTCATTTCGATCCTTTCCGTCCTACCAGATTTGAAGCACAAGTTATGTTCAACAATGTACCACTGACATGCGAGGGAGGATTTTGTCGTCTGCAACTTATAAAAACTCCGAAATCGACTCTTCCACCCTTGATGAATGCTTTCGAAATTTTCACGGGCATTGAGTTTCCTCAAtcagaaacaaatcaaaatgatG TCATTGCTGTAAAGAATATTCAAGCTAGTTATGGACTGAACAGAATCAGCTGGCAGGGCGATCCATGTGTCCCTAAACAGTTTTTGTGGACTGGCTTAAGCTGCAACGTAATTGATGTGTCCACACCACCAAGAATCGTGAAATT AGATTTGTCTTCAAGTGGATTAAATGGAGTTATACCACCTAGCATACAAAATCTAACTCAACTTCAAGAACT GGACCTGTCCCAAAACAACTTGACTGGTAAAGTGCCTGAATTTCTAGCCAAGATGAAATATTTGTTGGTCAT AAACTTAAGTGGAAACAAACTTAGCGGTTTGGTTCCTCAAGCCCTTCTTGATAGAAAAAAGGAAGGATTAAAGCTATT GGTTGACgaaaatatgatttgtgtGTCTTGCGGTACAAGATTCCCAACAGCTGCGGTTGCGGCATCTGTTTCTGCAGTGGCCATTATCATACTTGTGTTAGTtctcatatttgttttaagaaGGAGAAAGCCATCTGCTGGGAAAG TTACACGCTCATCCTTCAAATCGGAAAATAGAAGATTTACTTACTCTGACGTTAACAAAATGACAAATAACTTTCAAGTTGTTATTGGTAAAGGAGGGTTCGGTGTTGTCTATCAAGGTTGTTTAAATAATGAACAAGCAGCTATTAAAGTGCTTTCTCATTCATCAGCTCAGGGCTATAAAGAATTCAAAACAGAG GTCGAACTACTTTTAAGAGTTCACCATGAAAAGTTAGTAAGCCTCATTGGAtattgtgatgatgataatggcTTAGCTCTCATCTACGAGTTAATGGGAAAGGGAAACTTAAAAGAGCATCTCTCAG GAAAACCTGGTTGTTCTGTTTTGAGCTGGCCGATAAGACTTAAAATAGCTCTTGAATCCGCCATAG GAATTGAGTATTTGCATACTGGATGCAAGCCAAAAATCGTTCATAGAGATGTCAAAAGTACTAATATATTGTTGAGTGAAGAATTTGAGGCCAAAATTGCTGATTTCGGACTCTCAAGATCCTTCCTAATAGGAAATGAAGCTCAACCTACGGTTGTTGCTGGAACATTTGGATATCTTGATCCGGA GTACCACAAAACCAGCTTGTTAAGCATGAAGAGTGATGTATATAGCTTTGGGGTTGTCTTACTGGAAATCATCAGCGGCCAAGATGTGATTGATTTATCCCGTGAAAATTGTAACATAGTGGAATGGACCAGTTTTATACTCGAAAATGGTGATATTGAAAGTATAGTGGATCCAAACCTCCATCAAGATTATGACACAAGTTCTGCATGGAAAGTTGTTGAATTGGCAATGTCATGTGTGAACCGTACTTCCAAAGAGAGACCAAACATGTCTCAGGTCGTTCATGTGCTAAACGAATGTTTGGAAACATGTGAAAAGTGGAGAAAAAGCCAAGAGGTGGACTTAAGCAGTCCTCTGGAACTGAGCATAGTTGTAGACACCGAAATAAACCCAAAGGCACGTTAG
- the APK1A gene encoding Protein kinase superfamily protein (APK1A; FUNCTIONS IN: protein serine/threonine kinase activity, kinase activity; INVOLVED IN: protein amino acid phosphorylation; EXPRESSED IN: 20 plant structures; EXPRESSED DURING: 8 growth stages; CONTAINS InterPro DOMAIN/s: Protein kinase, ATP binding site (InterPro:IPR017441), Serine/threonine-protein kinase domain (InterPro:IPR002290), Serine-threonine/tyrosine-protein kinase (InterPro:IPR001245), Serine/threonine-protein kinase, active site (InterPro:IPR008271), Protein kinase-like domain (InterPro:IPR011009), Protein kinase, catalytic domain (InterPro:IPR000719), Tyrosine-protein kinase, catalytic domain (InterPro:IPR020635); BEST Arabidopsis thaliana protein match is: protein kinase 1B (TAIR:AT2G28930.3).): protein MLFPITNYEPSRRNLLASVPLLFCQGASTKYDAKDIGSLGSKASSVSVRPSPRTEGEILQSPNLKSFSFAELKSATRNFRPDSVLGEGGFGCVFKGWIDEKSLTASRPGTGLVIAVKKLNQDGWQGHQEWLAEVNYLGQFSHRHLVKLIGYCLEDEHRLLVYEFMPRGSLENHLFRRGLYFQPLSWKLRLKVALGAAKGLAFLHSSETRVIYRDFKTSNILLDSEYNAKLSDFGLAKDGPIGDKSHVSTRVMGTHGYAAPEYLATGHLTTKSDVYSFGVVLLELLSGRRAVDKNRPSGERNLVEWAKPYLVNKRKIFRVIDNRLQDQYSMEEACKVATLSLRCLTTEIKLRPNMSEVVSHLEHIQSLNAAIGGNMDKTDRRMRRRSDSVVSKKVNAGFARQTAVGSTVVAYPRPSASPLYV from the exons ATGCTTTTTCCTATCACAAACTATGAGCCTTCTCGTAGGAATCTTTTGGCTTCTGTTCCTCTGTTATTCTGTCAAG GAGCGAGTACGAAGTATGACGCCAAAGATATAGGAAGTCTTGGGAGCAAGGCTTCGTCTGTGTCTGTAAGACCAAGCCCTCGAACTGAGGGTGAGATCTTACAGTCTCCAAATCTCAAGAGTTTTAGCTTTGCTGAGCTTAAATCAGCAACCAGGAATTTTAGACCAGACAGTGTGCTTGGTGAAGGTGGATTCGGTTGTGTTTTCAAAGGATGGATTGATGAGAAGTCTCTCACTGCCTCAAGACCAGGCACGGGTTTGGTTATTGCCGTCAAAAAGCTTAACCAAGATGGTTGGCAAGGTCACCAGGAGTGGCTG GCTGAAGTGAATTACCTTGGTCAGTTTTCTCACCGTCACCTTGTGAAGCTGATTGGTTATTGCCTAGAGGATGAGCACCGTCTTCTTGTTTACGAGTTCATGCCTCGGGGTAGCTTGGAGAATCATCTTTTCAGGA GAGGTTTGTACTTCCAACCGTTATCTTGGAAACTTCGGTTGAAAGTTGCTCTTGGTGCTGCAAAGGGACTTGCTTTTCTTCACAGTTCCGAGACAAGAGTGATATACCGAGATTTCAAGACTTCTAATATCCTTCTTGACTCG GAGTACAACGCAAAGCTTTCTGATTTTGGGTTGGCTAAGGATGGGCCAATAGGTGATAAAAGTCATGTCTCTACACGAGTCATGGGTACACACGGATATGCAGCTCCTGAATACCTTGCAACCG GTCATCTAACAACAAAGAGTGATGTCTATAGCTTCGGGGTTGTCCTTCTGGAGCTGTTGTCTGGTCGTCGAGCAGTGGACAAGAACCGCCCATCTGGAGAGAGGAACCTTGTGGAGTGGGCTAAACCATACCTcgtaaacaaaagaaagatattcCGAGTCATTGATAATCGTCTTCAGGACCAGTACTCTATGGAAGAAGCATGTAAAGTGGCTACTCTGTCTCTGAGATGTCTCACCACAGAGATTAAGCTGAGACCAAACATGAGCGAGGTTGTTTCGCACCTCGAACACATTCAGTCTTTAAATGCTGCTATAGGAGGAAATATGGATAAAACAGATAGAAGAATGCGTAGGAGAAGTGACAGTGTTGTCAGCAAAAAAGTGAATGCAGGTTTTGCTCGACAGACTGCTGTTGGCAGTACAGTTGTTGCTTATCCTCGCCCATCAGCCTCGCCACTGTATGTTTGA
- a CDS encoding Leucine-rich repeat protein kinase family protein (Leucine-rich repeat protein kinase family protein; FUNCTIONS IN: kinase activity; INVOLVED IN: protein amino acid phosphorylation; LOCATED IN: endomembrane system; EXPRESSED IN: root; CONTAINS InterPro DOMAIN/s: Protein kinase, ATP binding site (InterPro:IPR017441), Protein kinase, catalytic domain (InterPro:IPR000719), Serine/threonine-protein kinase-like domain (InterPro:IPR017442), Protein kinase-like domain (InterPro:IPR011009), Serine/threonine-protein kinase, active site (InterPro:IPR008271); BEST Arabidopsis thaliana protein match is: Leucine-rich repeat protein kinase family protein (TAIR:AT1G51820.1); Has 156630 Blast hits to 118524 proteins in 4343 species: Archae - 91; Bacteria - 13045; Metazoa - 42701; Fungi - 9322; Plants - 73192; Viruses - 348; Other Eukaryotes - 17931 (source: NCBI BLink).) has translation MKNLRGLLLAFLVLSLGISDFLRAQDQQGFISLDCGLQADESPYTEPLTKLTFTSDADFIKSGKSGKIQNVPGMEYIKPYTVLRYFPDGVRNCYTLIVIQGTNYLIVAMFTYGNYDNLNTHPKFDLYLGPNIWTTVDLQRNVNGTRAEIIHIPRSTSLQICLVKTGTTTPLISALELRPLRNNTYIPQSGSLKTLFRVHLTDSKETVRYPEDVHDRLWSPFFMPEWRLLRTSLTVNTSDDNGYDIPEDVVVTAATPANVSSPLTISWNLETPDDLVYAYLHVAEIQSLRENDTREFNISAGQDVNYGPVSPDEFLVGTLFNTSPVKCEGGTCHLQLIKTPKSTLPPLLNAIEAFITVEFPQSETNANDVLAIKSIETSYGLSRISWQGDPCVPQQLLWDGLTCEYTNMSTPPRIHSLDLSSSELTGIIVPEIQNLTELKKLDFSNNNLTGGVPEFLAKMKSLLVINLSGNNLSGSVPQALLNKVKNGLKLNIQGNPNLCFSSSCNKKKNSIMLPVVASLASLAAIIAMIALLFVCIKRRSSSRKGPSPSQQSIETIKKRYTYAEVLAMTKKFERVLGKGGFGMVYHGYINGTEEVAVKLLSPSSAQGYKEFKTEVELLLRVYHTNLVSLVGYCDEKDHLALIYQYMVNGDLKKHFSGSSIISWVDRLNIAVDAASGLEYLHIGCKPLIVHRDVKSSNILLDDQLQAKLADFGLSRSFPIGDESHVSTLVAGTFGYLDHEYYQTNRLSEKSDVYSFGVVLLEIITNKPVIDHNRDMPHIAEWVKLMLTRGDISNIMDPKLQGVYDSGSAWKALELAMTCVNPSSLKRPNMSHVVHELKECLVSENNRTRDIDTSRSMDINLSFGTDVNPKAR, from the exons atgaaaaacctCCGTGGACTTCTATTGGCCTTCCTAGTTTTGTCTTTAGGCATTTCCGATTTTCTTCGAGCACAAGATCAACAAg GATTCATCAGTTTGGATTGCGGGTTGCAAGCCGATGAGTCTCCTTATACCGAACCATTAACAAAGTTAACATTCACATCAGACGCCGATTTCATCAAAAGTGGAAAAAGCGGCAAGATTCAAAATGTTCCGGGGATGGAGTATATAAAGCCATACACGGTTTTGAGATATTTTCCAGATGGAGTACGAAACTGTTATACTCTTATCGTCATACAAGGCACAAACTATCTGATCGTAGCCATGTTTACTTATGGAAACTACGATAATCTTAACACACACCCAAAGTTCGACCTTTATCTTGGTCCAAATATATGGACCACGGTCGATTTGCAAAGAAATGTAAACGGAACAAGGGCGGAAATCATTCACATACCAAGGTCAACTTCTTTGCAGATTTGTCTTGTTAAGACGGGAACAACTACGCCGCTAATATCAGCTTTAGAACTACGACCATTGAGAAATAATACTTATATTCCTCAATCTGGTTCCCTCAAGACATTGTTCCGCGTCCATTTGACTGATTCCAAAGAAACTGTTCG GTATCCAGAAGATGTCCATGATCGTCTTTGGAGTCCATTTTTCATGCCGGAATGGAGACTGTTAAGAACAAGTCTCACGGTCAACACTTCTGATGATAACGGCTATGACATACCGGAAGACGTAGTGGTTACGGCAGCCACACCTGCAAATGTGAGTTCACCATTAACCATTTCTTGGAATTTGGAAACACCTGACGACTTAGTTTATGCATACCTCCACGTCGCTGAGATCCAATCCTTAAGGGAAAATGATACCAGGGAATTCAACATTAGCGCAGGCCAAGATGTTAACTATGGACCTGTTAGTCCTGACGAGTTTCTAGTGGGTACTCTATTCAATACATCACCAGTTAAATGTGAAGGAGGGACATGCCATTTGCAACTAATAAAAACTCCAAAATCAACTCTCCCTCCCCTCCTCAATGCTATTGAGGCTTTTATAACAGTGGAGTTTCCGCAGTCTGAAACTAATGCAAATGACG TCCTTGCTATCAAGAGCATAGAAACAAGCTATGGATTAAGTAGAATTAGTTGGCAAGGAGATCCATGTGTTCCTCAACAATTATTGTGGGATGGTCTTACCTGCGAGTACACCAATATGTCTACACCACCAAGAATCCATTCCTT AGACTTGTCCTCAAGTGAACTAACTGGAATTATAGTTCCTGAGATCCAAAATCTTACGGAgcttaaaaaatt GGacttttcaaataataatctaACAGGTGGAGTACCTGAATTTCTAGCCAAAATGAAATCATTGTTAGTCAT AAACTTAAGCGGAAACAACCTTAGTGGATCAGTCCCTCAAGCTCTTCTCAACAAAGTGAAAAATGGGTTGAAGTTGAA CATTCAGGGAAATCCAAACCTATGTTTTTCCAGTTCatgcaacaaaaagaaaaatagcaTCATGTTACCAGTTGTTGCATCACTTGCTTCTTTGGCTGCTATAATAGCAATGATCGCTctgctttttgtttgtattaaaAGACGCTCATCAAGCAGAAAAG GTCCATCACCAAGCCAACAATCAAtagaaacaataaagaaaagatataCATATGCCGAAGTTCTTGCCATGACAAAGAAATTTGAAAGGGTTTTGGGTAAAGGAGGATTTGGAATGGTCTATCATGGTTATATAAATGGTACTGAAGAAGTAGCGGTCAAGCTACTCTCTCCATCATCAGCTCAAGGCTATAAAGAGTTCAAAACAGAG GTAGAACTTCTTCTAAGGGTTTACCACACAAATCTGGTAAGTCTTGTTGGATACTGTGATGAAAAAGATCATCTGGCCCTCATCTACCAGTACATGGTCAATGGCGAtttgaaaaaacatttttcag GTAGCTCCATCATTAGCTGGGTTGATAGACTAAACATAGCTGTTGATGCAGCGTCAG GTTTGGAGTACTTGCATATTGGTTGCAAACCGCTGATAGTTCATAGAGATGTAAAAAGTTCTAACATACTATTGGACGATCAATTACAAGCTAAGCTTGCAGATTTTGGGCTTTCTAGATCTTTTCCCATTGGGGATGAATCTCATGTGTCTACACTTGTTGCTGGAACATTTGGATACCTTGATCATGA ATACTACCAAACTAATAGGTTGTCTGAGAAGAGTGATGTCTACAGTTTTGGTGTTGTACTGCTAGAAATTATTACAAACAAACCGGTGATCGATCATAACCGCGACATGCCTCACATAGCAGAATGGGTGAAACTTATGCTTACTAGAGGAGACATTAGCAATATTATGGATCCTAAACTTCAAGGGGTCTATGACTCTGGTTCTGCATGGAAAGCTCTTGAATTAGCAATGACATGTGTGAATCCTTCTTCCTTGAAAAGACCCAACATGTCCCATGTTGTTCATGAGCTGAAGGAGTGTCTGGTATCTGAAAACAACAGGACAAGAGACATAGACACATCGAGATCCATGGACATTAACTTAAGCTTTGGCACAGATGTGAACCCCAAGGCACGTTAG
- the APK1A gene encoding Protein kinase superfamily protein (APK1A; FUNCTIONS IN: protein serine/threonine kinase activity, kinase activity; INVOLVED IN: protein amino acid phosphorylation, N-terminal protein myristoylation; LOCATED IN: plasma membrane; EXPRESSED IN: 20 plant structures; EXPRESSED DURING: 8 growth stages; CONTAINS InterPro DOMAIN/s: Protein kinase, ATP binding site (InterPro:IPR017441), Protein kinase, catalytic domain (InterPro:IPR000719), Serine-threonine/tyrosine-protein kinase (InterPro:IPR001245), Protein kinase-like domain (InterPro:IPR011009), Serine/threonine-protein kinase, active site (InterPro:IPR008271); BEST Arabidopsis thaliana protein match is: protein kinase 1B (TAIR:AT2G28930.2); Has 112484 Blast hits to 111280 proteins in 3934 species: Archae - 89; Bacteria - 12638; Metazoa - 42028; Fungi - 9086; Plants - 32321; Viruses - 355; Other Eukaryotes - 15967 (source: NCBI BLink).) has protein sequence MGICLSAQVKAESSGASTKYDAKDIGSLGSKASSVSVRPSPRTEGEILQSPNLKSFSFAELKSATRNFRPDSVLGEGGFGCVFKGWIDEKSLTASRPGTGLVIAVKKLNQDGWQGHQEWLAEVNYLGQFSHRHLVKLIGYCLEDEHRLLVYEFMPRGSLENHLFRRGLYFQPLSWKLRLKVALGAAKGLAFLHSSETRVIYRDFKTSNILLDSEYNAKLSDFGLAKDGPIGDKSHVSTRVMGTHGYAAPEYLATGHLTTKSDVYSFGVVLLELLSGRRAVDKNRPSGERNLVEWAKPYLVNKRKIFRVIDNRLQDQYSMEEACKVATLSLRCLTTEIKLRPNMSEVVSHLEHIQSLNAAIGGNMDKTDRRMRRRSDSVVSKKVNAGFARQTAVGSTVVAYPRPSASPLYV, from the exons ATGGGGATTTGCTTGAGTGCTCAGGTCAAAGCTGAGAGCTCAG GAGCGAGTACGAAGTATGACGCCAAAGATATAGGAAGTCTTGGGAGCAAGGCTTCGTCTGTGTCTGTAAGACCAAGCCCTCGAACTGAGGGTGAGATCTTACAGTCTCCAAATCTCAAGAGTTTTAGCTTTGCTGAGCTTAAATCAGCAACCAGGAATTTTAGACCAGACAGTGTGCTTGGTGAAGGTGGATTCGGTTGTGTTTTCAAAGGATGGATTGATGAGAAGTCTCTCACTGCCTCAAGACCAGGCACGGGTTTGGTTATTGCCGTCAAAAAGCTTAACCAAGATGGTTGGCAAGGTCACCAGGAGTGGCTG GCTGAAGTGAATTACCTTGGTCAGTTTTCTCACCGTCACCTTGTGAAGCTGATTGGTTATTGCCTAGAGGATGAGCACCGTCTTCTTGTTTACGAGTTCATGCCTCGGGGTAGCTTGGAGAATCATCTTTTCAGGA GAGGTTTGTACTTCCAACCGTTATCTTGGAAACTTCGGTTGAAAGTTGCTCTTGGTGCTGCAAAGGGACTTGCTTTTCTTCACAGTTCCGAGACAAGAGTGATATACCGAGATTTCAAGACTTCTAATATCCTTCTTGACTCG GAGTACAACGCAAAGCTTTCTGATTTTGGGTTGGCTAAGGATGGGCCAATAGGTGATAAAAGTCATGTCTCTACACGAGTCATGGGTACACACGGATATGCAGCTCCTGAATACCTTGCAACCG GTCATCTAACAACAAAGAGTGATGTCTATAGCTTCGGGGTTGTCCTTCTGGAGCTGTTGTCTGGTCGTCGAGCAGTGGACAAGAACCGCCCATCTGGAGAGAGGAACCTTGTGGAGTGGGCTAAACCATACCTcgtaaacaaaagaaagatattcCGAGTCATTGATAATCGTCTTCAGGACCAGTACTCTATGGAAGAAGCATGTAAAGTGGCTACTCTGTCTCTGAGATGTCTCACCACAGAGATTAAGCTGAGACCAAACATGAGCGAGGTTGTTTCGCACCTCGAACACATTCAGTCTTTAAATGCTGCTATAGGAGGAAATATGGATAAAACAGATAGAAGAATGCGTAGGAGAAGTGACAGTGTTGTCAGCAAAAAAGTGAATGCAGGTTTTGCTCGACAGACTGCTGTTGGCAGTACAGTTGTTGCTTATCCTCGCCCATCAGCCTCGCCACTGTATGTTTGA
- the APK1A gene encoding Protein kinase superfamily protein: protein MILQAEVNYLGQFSHRHLVKLIGYCLEDEHRLLVYEFMPRGSLENHLFRRGLYFQPLSWKLRLKVALGAAKGLAFLHSSETRVIYRDFKTSNILLDSEYNAKLSDFGLAKDGPIGDKSHVSTRVMGTHGYAAPEYLATGHLTTKSDVYSFGVVLLELLSGRRAVDKNRPSGERNLVEWAKPYLVNKRKIFRVIDNRLQDQYSMEEACKVATLSLRCLTTEIKLRPNMSEVVSHLEHIQSLNAAIGGNMDKTDRRMRRRSDSVVSKKVNAGFARQTAVGSTVVAYPRPSASPLYV from the exons atgattttgcagGCTGAAGTGAATTACCTTGGTCAGTTTTCTCACCGTCACCTTGTGAAGCTGATTGGTTATTGCCTAGAGGATGAGCACCGTCTTCTTGTTTACGAGTTCATGCCTCGGGGTAGCTTGGAGAATCATCTTTTCAGGA GAGGTTTGTACTTCCAACCGTTATCTTGGAAACTTCGGTTGAAAGTTGCTCTTGGTGCTGCAAAGGGACTTGCTTTTCTTCACAGTTCCGAGACAAGAGTGATATACCGAGATTTCAAGACTTCTAATATCCTTCTTGACTCG GAGTACAACGCAAAGCTTTCTGATTTTGGGTTGGCTAAGGATGGGCCAATAGGTGATAAAAGTCATGTCTCTACACGAGTCATGGGTACACACGGATATGCAGCTCCTGAATACCTTGCAACCG GTCATCTAACAACAAAGAGTGATGTCTATAGCTTCGGGGTTGTCCTTCTGGAGCTGTTGTCTGGTCGTCGAGCAGTGGACAAGAACCGCCCATCTGGAGAGAGGAACCTTGTGGAGTGGGCTAAACCATACCTcgtaaacaaaagaaagatattcCGAGTCATTGATAATCGTCTTCAGGACCAGTACTCTATGGAAGAAGCATGTAAAGTGGCTACTCTGTCTCTGAGATGTCTCACCACAGAGATTAAGCTGAGACCAAACATGAGCGAGGTTGTTTCGCACCTCGAACACATTCAGTCTTTAAATGCTGCTATAGGAGGAAATATGGATAAAACAGATAGAAGAATGCGTAGGAGAAGTGACAGTGTTGTCAGCAAAAAAGTGAATGCAGGTTTTGCTCGACAGACTGCTGTTGGCAGTACAGTTGTTGCTTATCCTCGCCCATCAGCCTCGCCACTGTATGTTTGA